The nucleotide window CTCCCGCGGCGAACGGGCCTTGCGCGCCCATGAAGCAACCTGCGCCCGCACATAGACGCACATCGCTGTGAGCGAACGCCACGCCAGTTCAACCATCGCCCAGCGCAGATCTGACGTGACGCAGTGGATGGAAACGAGCTGTTCCAATGCAAATCCGTGGGCATTCGCAAGAGGTCCGCGGCTTCGCCGGAAGCCGAATTCGCTGAAAATCGTCATGGACAAGTTCCCTTTAATTGAGGTGTTGTCCCGATATACAAAACCCCTGCTGCCAACATGCTGTCAGCATCGCGGGCCATCGATCAGGAAAAAGAGACGAGCCATGAGACGGGCCGACCGGCTGTTTCAAATCATTCAGGTGCTCCGGCGCACCCGCAAGCCTTTGACGGCGGACGCGATCGCCGCCGAGCTGGAGACTTCGAAGCGAACCATCTACCGCGATATAACGACCCTGATCGAACAGCGCGTGCCGATCCGCGGCGAAGCCGGCGTCGGCTACATCCTGGAAAAAGGCTTCGACCTGCCGCCTTTGATGCTCACGCCCGATGAGATCGAGGCCTGCGTGCTCGGCGCGCAATGGGTGGTCGGCCACGCCGATCCCGCATTGGCGCGCGCAGCCCAGGACCTGATGGCGAAAGTCGCCGAAACCGTGCCGGAGCGGCTGCGGCCATTCGTGCTGGAGCCGGCCAGCCGCGCCCGATGGGCAAGGAACCGGGAGCCCGACCGGATCGACATGGTGCGGACACGGGCGCAGATCCACGACGGCAAGAAGATCACGCTGAACTATCGCGACGAGCACGGCCGCGACAGCCAGCGCACGATTTGGCCGATCGCGGTCGGCTATCACGAGGCGGTGCGGATACTTGCGGCGTGGTGCGAACTGCGGAAGGATTTTCGCAGTTTTCGCACCGACCGCGTCGTCGACGCGGTCTACCACGACGAAAAATATCCGGAACGGCGCGACATCCTGCGGGCGAAATGGCGGCGCAGCCTGGTCTGGGAAGCGCCCAAAGATACTTGAGGGCCGTCGCTGGCCGCGGCCGTCATTCCGGGCTAAACGCTGAAACATGCAAGGAATCGCCGCCGACAACCAAAGCCCCTGCCAGGCCTGCGGCGCCTGCTGCAGCTACTCGCAGAACTGGCCGCGTTTCACCACCGAGGACGATGCGGCGCTCGACCTGATCCCGGAAGGATTCGTCAACGAAAGGCTTTCGGGAATGCGGTGCGACGGCGACCGCTGTAGGGCGCTGTCAGGCAAGGTCGGTGAGGCGACATCGTGCCTGGTCTACGCGGTTCGGCCCGAGGTTTGCCGCACCTGCATGCCCGGTGACGTCGAATGCGCGATGGCGCGAAAGCGGCATGGGTTGCCAATACTTCCCGTCGTCCCTGCGAACGAGCCTGTGAGGGAATAGGATTGAGCAGCCGGTTGCGCTGTGATTCACTGGCATCGAACGGGGTTATTCGATGACCAGTGACGCACGGTTTATTCGGGCTGATCGGACGCAGACGCAGTGGGACTTTGTGGATTTGGAAGCTCTGGTTCCGAGCGACCATCGCGCCCGTATTGTGGTGAGTTTTGTGGAGAGCTTGGACCTTTCGCGGCTTTACGAGGCGATCAAGGCCCGTGAAGGGGAACCTGGACGCCCGCCGCCGGATCCGGCGGTTCTGTTGGCGCTTTGGCTCTATGCGACGATCGAAGGAGTAGGTTCGGCTCGGCAACTTGAACGGCTTGCACGGCATGATCCGGCGTACCGCTGGATCGCCGGTGGGGTACCGCTCAACTACCACGGGCTTGCGGACTTCCGGGTTGCGCATGTGGAGGTTCTCGATCGGCTCCTGACGGAGAGCGTGACGGCGTTGATTGCCGAAGGGGTGGTGTCGCTGGCCGAGATTGCGGTGGACGGCACCAAGGTTCGAGCGAATGCCAGCCGTGAATCGTTCAAGAGCGGCAGCAGGCTTGATCGTATTGAGGCTGCCGTGGAGCGGCGGCTTGCGGCGCTCAAGGCGGAAACCGAAAGCGATCCGGAGGCGTCTTCGCGCCGCAAGCGGGCGGCGCAGGAGCGAGGGTCTCGGGAAGTGAAGGAAAGCGCTGCACGCGCGCGGGCAGCGCTTGAGCGGATGCGAGCGGAGAAGGCGAAACGAGAAAAGACCCATGCCAAGGACGAGGCGAAGAAGTCTGAGCCGAAAGTCTCGCTGAGTGATCCGCAGGCGCGCTCGATGCGCTTTCCGGACGGGGCCATTCGTCCGGCCTATAATGCACAGATCGCGGTGGTGCCCCGGCCAGGCATCATTGTCGCAGTAGAGATGACGGATCGGCGCAACGATGCCGGCTTGGCGATGCCGATGGTGGATCAGTTGGTGAAGCGCTACGGCAAAGCACCACAGACGCTTCTCATCGACACCCGTTACGCGACTGCCGAGGACATCGCCACTCTGTCGGAGCACGCCGCCGGACCGGTGAAGGTCTATACGCCGCCACCTTCAGACCGTCAGGATGTCAAACCCGAGACGCTTGTCAGGCGGACCAGAGAGCGGGCCCGCGAGCCTGACAGTGTCAAAGAGTGGCGCAGTCGGATGGCGACGCAGGCTGGCACCGACGTGTACGCACGGCGCAAGCTCATCGAGCGGATCAACGCCAACCTCAAAAACCACGGCTTCGGCTTCATTCCGGTGCGTGGCCTGATCAAGGCCGCGGCAGTGGCGCTCTGGCATGCGCTCGCCAATAACCTGCTGGCAGCGCACCGCCTGCGAGGCAGACCCACGTGACCAGAGTTCACCGGAGAGAGCCAGTGAGGTAACCGCATCAACCGATCGGCCCACCAAACGCCGCCGCGATATCGGTGGCGGCAACCATCCCCCATTAAGCTCAATTCCTTCACAGGCTCGAACGCAGGGACCCATACCGCGTGATCTATCGATCGGGCGATATGGCAGACGCCTTCTAAACCAACAGCGATTTGTGGTTATGGGTCCCCTGCGTTCAGGGACGACGGCTGAGCAAGTTACGCCGTCACCGCTTCGGCAAAATCGTCGTCGTCGATTTCATCGTCGATCGGCTTGAAGGTCGAGAGCGGCTTGGTTGAAAGGGTGATCGGCTTGCGGCCGCCGTTGGACGATGACGAGGCGGAACGCGCGGCGGGTTCGCGCGACAGTGCATAGAGCGTGGAACCAACCCGGCCGCCGAAATGGACCAGCTCGCGTTCGGTGCAGCTTGCCGCGATGGCTACGGCCAGCGCGTGGAGGTGGCTGCGGCGGTAACAGAACAGCGCCAGCATGGCGCGGACGTCGGACGAAACGCTTTCCACCAGGAGCGACAGCCCATGCGGATTGGCACGATACATCTCGCCCAGAAGCTCGTCCCGGACCGGACAGAAATCGTTCTCGAAGGCGTCACGGCTTGAAAACATTGCGGTTCTCCCTGTCCGGAAGATGCCGCGCAATTCTCTAACGAAGGGTTAACCACCTGCACCAGTAGTGTTCCGGAGAGCTTGCCAGTCACGCCCGAGCCGGAATCGTAACGTGATTCGCGCCGGGCGGATGCGCGTTCGAATTTTCGGAAGTGGATTGGCCTGATGCCGCCGGTCGCAGGGATCAGTTCGCCGCCATGAAGATCGCCAGGCCGAAACCGGTGAGGTGGTGCAGCGCCTGGTCGACGCCGATCAGCGTCCAGAACCAGGGATGCTCGTTCTCCAGCGTCACGCCGAACCGGGAGGCGATGATCCCCTTGAGGCGGTCGACGATGATGTGAATGAAAAAATCGATAAAAGCGACGAACCAGAATCGCGGTGCGACGATGAGGATCAGCGCCAGCGATACCGCGAGATGCACGAGGCAATGCGCGAGTAGCGGCAGCGCCCAGCCGGTCTTTTGATCCTTGCCGATCGCCATCCAGGAAGTTTGCAGCATGAAGTCGGCAATGACGTGCTTCACGGTGAGAAGCAGCATCCATCCGACCAGCGCACCTACCGGGATCGAGGACGACATCGAAGGAAACAACAAAGCTGACGCCCTTTGCTAGGACTGACGAGATGGCGAAAAACCGGGGCCTAGGCTGTCAGCGCAATGTTCTTGTCAAACCCGGACTATTCGAACGCTGCCTTTATTTATGACATCTCCCGCGCCGGAATGCACCTGTGGGTAGTCTGAAAATCGCACGGTGTGGCGGAACTGCGATACTGCGGCAAGGGCGCGCAGCTTGGCCCGGGGGGTTACCGGCGGGCGCGCTTTGCAGTCCCATAGGAGCGCGCTATCATCGCGCCCGAAATTATCATTCTTTTCTAGGTATTTACAAATTCATTCGGACGGCCCGGCGGCCGCGGGTCCCTGCCCCGGACACGAGCCACGCGCGCCGAAGCCCCAACGCCGCATCCGAAAATGCCGCGCCGCCGCCTGCGGGCGGTCAGGAGCAACCGGACCCAGTCTGAAGCGGCATGCCGGGCAGGATCATGCGCAGGATGACAAGGTCGTGGTCATGAAGATCGCGCAGAGCGCCTGACCCCTCATGGTGGGGCTCAAGGGTGGGCAAAGCGACTTGTCCTCCGTAGCTCGAAGAGCGAAGGCGGAAGCGTGCCCATCACCACTCCCGCATGGACAGATGGTGAGCACGTCGCTAGCGCTCCTTTTCCCACCCTACACGTTAACGGATACCCGTGCCCTTATCTCGGCGATCTTGCGCTTGAGCGCGGCCTGCCGCGGGTCGGGCAAGGCGGCGGCGCGTGCTTCGGCTATCGCTCCGGCGAGATCTGACAAGGCCAGCACGCCATCGAAGGTCGGCTTGGCAAGCCCGTCGATGATCGCGTTCCAGTCCGCCATGCCCTGTCGATAGACGTCGCCATAGCCCTCGATCATGGTCGCGGTCTGGATGATCGTGGGCGCGGCCTGGGGCTGTTTGGTCAGGCTGCGGTCGATCATGTGCAGCCAGCGTTCGACCCAGACCCGCTCCCTGGCATAACGCACCGAAAGCAGCCGCCATCGCCGCAGTCCCGCTTCCATCTTGAGGCGGCGAATGCCGAAGCGGCTTTTCGTACTGAAACGGATCGAGACGCGCATGCGGCGCGTCCATCCGGCCCAATCGAGCGCGTCGAGAATGTACTCGGCGATCGCGGCCGGCAGTGCGCCGATCAGCTCTTCAAGCCGGAATTTTTTGACCTCGACGGAGCCGGCCGACGCGCCGGGCGGGCCGTGGAGTTCGGCGAGCTTGAGCTGCGCGATCCGGATCGGGTCCTGATAGCTCATGCGCACCGCCATCAGCCGCGCGATTTCGCCGAGCATCGCCTCATCGACGCCTCGTTTGCCGATGAACCGCCGCAGCCGGTCGACGTAGAGCCGGGCGTAGCTCGGGCCCTGATAGTCGATGAGAAGATGGATGGCCTCGCTCGCGACCGCCATCACCGGCTCCGGCAACCCCTCGGGCAGGAACGGCGGCTCGTCGTCATCGTCGCCGATGAAATCGGCCAACAGATAACGCACCGACGAAAGGAACCCGCGGTCTGCCACTCCCTTCGCTCCCGGCTCCTAGGCGGGCTTCGGTTCAGCGACGGGCGCCGTCTGCTGGGCCAGCCGCCGCTCGAGCGTTTCGATGTTTTGGAACAGGCGGGCGCTCGCCAGGCGAAGGAAGTAAAAACCGAAAGCCGGGTTCTGCACGTAGAGCTCCTCGACCTTGCTGTAGCTGACGCTCAGGATGAGGCCGGCTTCGATGCATTCCAGCGTCTGGGTTCGCATGTTCGACGGCGACAGCATACCGAGCTCGCCGACGATGGCGCCGACCGGCAGCACGATGCCGGATTCGACCAGCTTGAACTTGCCGCTGACGATATAGAGCATGTCCTCGGCCTTCTCGTCCTTGTAGAACAGGATCTCGCCGGCCGCGCAATTGCGCTCGGTCATGAACGGCTTCAGCCATTCCATCGACAGGTCGCTGTTGACCGATTTCTTCACGTCGCGCACCAACTGCAGCATCTGGTGCAGGCGGTAGGAATTGACCAGCAGCATGATCACCTGCACCACCATCATCAGGTAGTTTCGGGCCGGGATCGCGGTAAGAATCAGGATGACGTTGGCGAGAATACCGAAGACCCGCAACGGGATCATGGTCTTCATGGTGGTGGTGGCGACCACGAAAATTGTTGCGAACAGCGCGCCCGCCGTTCCCGCGTGTTGTGCCAGATGAGACGTATCCATTGGAGGCCAACCAATTTTCTTCAGGGACTGATTTTTTCGCGATTCTGCTGCGGTGCCCGCTATCGTAATGCCCGCAGGGCCTTTTTGGTATACGAGGAAAAGGCGACGTTTTGTCAGGATTCTCACTATTCCGGGTAAAATTCACGTCCAGATAGCCGCCCGCGGCCCGAACCCGACCGCCTGGCGCAGCGGGCGCGCGGGCATCGTTGACGGCCTCCCCGGCGGCAGGCACGCTTCGTTCGCAATGACGGCTGAACAAATGGAGAGAATAGTGTCCGATACAGCCGAGACGGCGAGCGCGCCAGTCCTCGAAATCAAAGGCCCGCGCGCCACCATCCGTCTCAACCGGCCGAAACACCTGAACCGGCTGCAGAGCGAGGATCTCGGCGACCTCATCAAGCTGTTCGACCGGATCGAAGCCGACCCCGCGATCCGCGTGCTGGTGCTGACCGGCACCGGCCGCGCCTTCAGCGCCGGCTACGATCTCAATTCGGTGGCGGATCGAGCGACCAGCGAGAAGGAACAGCAGAGCGCGGGATCGGCGTTCGAGGTCGTCGTCAACCGGCTGGAGGACCTCGGCGTACCGACGATCTGCCGGCTGAATGGCGGCGTCTATGGCGGCTCGACCGATCTGGCGCTGGCCTGCGACTTCCGTATCGGCGTCGATACGGCGGAAATGTTCATGCCGGCGGCGCGACTTGGTCTGCACTATTACCCAAGCGGAATTAAGCGCTACGTCTCGCGGCTCGGCGTCGATAATGCAAAGATGCTGTTTCTCACCGCGCAGAAAATCACCGCCCCGGAAATGCTGCGGATCGGCTATCTCACCGCCATGGTGCCAATGGAAATGCTGGACGAGGAAGTGGACAAGCTTGCTGATATCCTGGCCGGCAACGCGCCGCTGGCGATGCGCGGGATGAAGCGGGCCATCAACGAATTCGCCCGCGGCAAACTTGACGAGGAAGCTGCCGATCGCCGCCATCGCGAGAGCATGCGCGGCGCCGAGATCAAGGAAGGCATCGAGGCGTTCGCGGAAAAGCGGCCGCCGCGGTTTTAGGCGCTGCGCCGTGTGTGGGACACGATATTTCGCTTGGTGTCACCGCCACGAAACATTCCTGAAACACGATTCTCCCCTTCACGCATGAACGCAAGCCGCTCCAGGTCCGACTGATGGGCAGGGACGCAACAACGGCCTCGCGCCGAACAATTGGAGATAATGAGTATGTTTCGCAAGATTACCCTCGGACTGATTGCCGCCGCCTCGCTGACCATTGCCGCTGCAGCACCCGCTTCCGCCGGCGGCTTTTACCACGGCCATCATTGGGGCCATGGCTGGGGTCATGGATGGGGTCCCGCGATCGGCGTCGGCTTCGGCGGCGTCTATGTCGACACCGGTTTGAACGGCTGCCTGCAGCAGCGCTGGGTCGAAACCCGCCGCGGCATGCGCCTGCGCACCGTGAACGTCTGCGCCTACTGATCGAACAGCGCTGTAAGAAAGATCCCGGCCGCTTGCCACGCGACCGGGATTTTTCCGCCTGCCTGATACGTTGACCCCTCCCCGCTGCAGCCATATTGTGGCGCCTGCGGTGCAAGCCGCACCCGGGCCCGCGGGAAGGGTTGAACCCACTTGCAGCTTTCGAGCGACATCTAGCGCCTTTGTGCAGCCGGTATTGCGGGCCGTCGGCGATGTCATGCACGGAGGTGTCTGATGAACCGGTCTCCCGATCGATTGAATCTCGATCATCTGAAGAAACAAGCCAAGGAATTGATCCGCCTCTATCGAAGCCGCGATGCGGCGGCGATGGCGCGGTTCCGCCAAGCGTTGCCGGCGGCGGCCGGCCGCAGCGACGGCGATATTGCGTCCCTCGACCTTCGCCTGCACGACGCGCAATCATGCATCGCGCGCGAGCACGGCTTTTCTTCCTGGCCCGACCTGAAACAGTACGTCGAAGTGCAGATGGCGGCGCGCAACGAGCGCACCGCCCGCGTCCTGCACTGGGCTCAGCTCATCTATTCCGGCGACGTCAGCGGCACAATCAACCGCGCCAACCCGCGTGTCGCGTTGCGCATCCTGGCCGATGATCCCGAACTCGTCGCCGGCGACCCTTATCTCGCTTGCGCGATCGGCGACGAAGGCATGCTGCGGCGGGCAACGCAGGCCGATCCGGCATGGGTGAACCGTCCCGGCGGCCCGCTGCAATTGCCGCCGCTGTTCGCGGTCGCGCATTCGAGCCTGCTGCGCGTGGAAGAACTTCGCGAGCGGCTGCATCGCTGCGCGCAATGGCTCATCGCGGCAGGCACCGACGTCAACCAGTATGTCCACAGCCGCTGGCCGCCCGCGTCCTTGAGCGAACCCGACCAACGCTATCCGCTCTCGACGCTCTATGGCGCGGCCGGCAGCAACCATGATCCGGCGCTGACCAGATTGCTGCTCGAAGCGGGCGCAAACCCCAATG belongs to Bradyrhizobium icense and includes:
- a CDS encoding YkgJ family cysteine cluster protein, with the translated sequence MQGIAADNQSPCQACGACCSYSQNWPRFTTEDDAALDLIPEGFVNERLSGMRCDGDRCRALSGKVGEATSCLVYAVRPEVCRTCMPGDVECAMARKRHGLPILPVVPANEPVRE
- a CDS encoding DUF6537 domain-containing protein produces the protein MADRGFLSSVRYLLADFIGDDDDEPPFLPEGLPEPVMAVASEAIHLLIDYQGPSYARLYVDRLRRFIGKRGVDEAMLGEIARLMAVRMSYQDPIRIAQLKLAELHGPPGASAGSVEVKKFRLEELIGALPAAIAEYILDALDWAGWTRRMRVSIRFSTKSRFGIRRLKMEAGLRRWRLLSVRYARERVWVERWLHMIDRSLTKQPQAAPTIIQTATMIEGYGDVYRQGMADWNAIIDGLAKPTFDGVLALSDLAGAIAEARAAALPDPRQAALKRKIAEIRARVSVNV
- a CDS encoding Crp/Fnr family transcriptional regulator, with the protein product MDTSHLAQHAGTAGALFATIFVVATTTMKTMIPLRVFGILANVILILTAIPARNYLMMVVQVIMLLVNSYRLHQMLQLVRDVKKSVNSDLSMEWLKPFMTERNCAAGEILFYKDEKAEDMLYIVSGKFKLVESGIVLPVGAIVGELGMLSPSNMRTQTLECIEAGLILSVSYSKVEELYVQNPAFGFYFLRLASARLFQNIETLERRLAQQTAPVAEPKPA
- a CDS encoding helix-turn-helix transcriptional regulator, giving the protein MRRADRLFQIIQVLRRTRKPLTADAIAAELETSKRTIYRDITTLIEQRVPIRGEAGVGYILEKGFDLPPLMLTPDEIEACVLGAQWVVGHADPALARAAQDLMAKVAETVPERLRPFVLEPASRARWARNREPDRIDMVRTRAQIHDGKKITLNYRDEHGRDSQRTIWPIAVGYHEAVRILAAWCELRKDFRSFRTDRVVDAVYHDEKYPERRDILRAKWRRSLVWEAPKDT
- a CDS encoding IS1182 family transposase is translated as MTSDARFIRADRTQTQWDFVDLEALVPSDHRARIVVSFVESLDLSRLYEAIKAREGEPGRPPPDPAVLLALWLYATIEGVGSARQLERLARHDPAYRWIAGGVPLNYHGLADFRVAHVEVLDRLLTESVTALIAEGVVSLAEIAVDGTKVRANASRESFKSGSRLDRIEAAVERRLAALKAETESDPEASSRRKRAAQERGSREVKESAARARAALERMRAEKAKREKTHAKDEAKKSEPKVSLSDPQARSMRFPDGAIRPAYNAQIAVVPRPGIIVAVEMTDRRNDAGLAMPMVDQLVKRYGKAPQTLLIDTRYATAEDIATLSEHAAGPVKVYTPPPSDRQDVKPETLVRRTRERAREPDSVKEWRSRMATQAGTDVYARRKLIERINANLKNHGFGFIPVRGLIKAAAVALWHALANNLLAAHRLRGRPT
- a CDS encoding DUF3307 domain-containing protein; amino-acid sequence: MLLLTVKHVIADFMLQTSWMAIGKDQKTGWALPLLAHCLVHLAVSLALILIVAPRFWFVAFIDFFIHIIVDRLKGIIASRFGVTLENEHPWFWTLIGVDQALHHLTGFGLAIFMAAN
- a CDS encoding enoyl-CoA hydratase/isomerase family protein → MSDTAETASAPVLEIKGPRATIRLNRPKHLNRLQSEDLGDLIKLFDRIEADPAIRVLVLTGTGRAFSAGYDLNSVADRATSEKEQQSAGSAFEVVVNRLEDLGVPTICRLNGGVYGGSTDLALACDFRIGVDTAEMFMPAARLGLHYYPSGIKRYVSRLGVDNAKMLFLTAQKITAPEMLRIGYLTAMVPMEMLDEEVDKLADILAGNAPLAMRGMKRAINEFARGKLDEEAADRRHRESMRGAEIKEGIEAFAEKRPPRF